In Nitrospinota bacterium, a genomic segment contains:
- the rpoC gene encoding DNA-directed RNA polymerase subunit beta' encodes MDDILNLFEKPKDTLRFDAIRIKIASPEKIRAWSSGGVKKPETINYRTFKPERDGLFCAKIFGPVKDWECNCGKYKRMKHRGVVCEKCGVEVIQSKVRRERLGHIDLACPVSHVWFLKALPSRIGNLLDMTLNSLERILYFENYVVIDPGKTPLKERELLTEERYRELKEEHGDGFSAAMGAEAVCELLKRLDLQKLAKKLKKELNDSTSLQKKKKIIKRLKIVEAFRKSGNKPEWMILDVIPVLPPELRPLVPLDGGRFATSDLNDLYRRVINRNNRLIRLQELKAPEIIIRNEKRMLQEAVDALFDNGRRGRVIRGPNRRPLKSLSDMLKGKQGRFRQNLLGKRVDYSGRSVIVVGPELKFHQCGLPKKMALELFKPFIYNKLEEKGIVTTIKSAKRLVEKESTEVWDVLDEVIKKHCVLLNRAPTLHRLGIQAFEPVLIEGKAIKIHPLVCAAFNADFDGDQMAVHIPLSTDAQIESRILMLSSNNILSPANGKPLAVPSQDMVLGCYYLTKERGGSKGQGKVFSDIDEVRVAFDHKEVELQARIKVRIDGELVNTTVGRVLLYEILPSEIPFSSVNKQMNKKNLIDLVSENFKKVGRERTVQFLDELKEIGFHYATQAGISISVDDMHIPLKKEELVEKARKEVLRVEKQYRDGLITNGERYNKVIDIWAHVTEKVSEEMFRELETDDESIMKGVDGKKRDFNPIFIMADSGARGSSQQIRQLAGMRGLMAKPSGEIIETPITSNFREGLTVLQYFISTHGARKGLADTALKTANSGYLTRRLVDVAQDMIILEEDCKTLNGISVTALVEGGEIIMHLSERILGRIAIEDIVDPFSEEIIIKVNEMIDEEAVEKIANAGVERVKIRSVLTCEADFGVCAKCYGRNLATGGMSEIGEAVGVIAAQSIGEPGTQLTMRTFHIGGTASRIVEQTALQAKKGGILKYLNLRTLTNKAGDIVVMNRNGSIVIQDEQGREKEKYPMVYGAKLKMRDGQKISEGEKLVEWDPYTISILTEASGRIAFGDIVEGVTMKEELDEVTGLSQKVLMEHQDEKRQPRISIKDKNNKTIARYLLPAGAHIAVAEGSMVFAGDVLSKIPRETTKTKDITGGLPRVAELFEARKPKEQAIITEIDGIVKFGGMEKGMRKVIVSGDGTEEREYLIPRGKHVNVHEGDKVKAGEPLMDGAANPHDILDVLGEKELEKYLVNEVQQVYRLQGVIIDDKHIEIIVRQMLRKIVIEDEGDTGFLVGEQVSKNLFIKENEKVISKKGKPAKGKPVLLGITKASLNTDSFISAASFQETTRVLTQASVSGMIDQLRGLKENVIMGRLIPAGTGAREFQGFDIKIEEEYKKSEGGVGLSAAS; translated from the coding sequence TTGGACGATATATTAAATTTATTTGAAAAGCCAAAGGACACTTTAAGATTTGATGCAATAAGAATAAAAATTGCATCTCCGGAAAAAATTCGGGCTTGGTCTTCAGGGGGGGTGAAAAAACCTGAGACCATCAATTACAGAACTTTTAAACCAGAGAGAGATGGGCTTTTCTGTGCGAAGATATTTGGACCGGTAAAAGACTGGGAATGCAACTGTGGGAAATACAAGAGAATGAAACACAGAGGCGTTGTATGTGAGAAGTGTGGGGTTGAGGTCATTCAATCGAAAGTCAGGAGGGAGCGGTTGGGACATATAGATTTGGCTTGTCCTGTTTCACATGTCTGGTTTTTGAAAGCACTTCCAAGTCGAATAGGTAACCTATTAGATATGACTCTCAATTCACTGGAAAGAATCCTCTATTTTGAAAACTATGTAGTAATTGATCCTGGGAAGACCCCATTAAAAGAAAGGGAGCTTCTGACCGAAGAGAGATATAGAGAGCTTAAAGAAGAACATGGAGATGGTTTTAGTGCAGCTATGGGAGCAGAGGCTGTTTGTGAACTCCTCAAAAGGTTAGATCTACAAAAGCTTGCCAAAAAATTAAAGAAAGAGCTGAATGACTCTACTTCTCTCCAAAAAAAGAAAAAGATCATAAAGCGTTTAAAAATTGTTGAGGCCTTTAGAAAATCTGGAAATAAACCTGAATGGATGATTTTAGATGTTATTCCTGTTCTTCCTCCAGAGCTCCGTCCTTTAGTTCCATTAGATGGAGGTCGTTTTGCAACCTCTGATTTGAATGATCTTTATAGAAGAGTCATTAATAGAAATAATAGATTGATAAGGCTTCAAGAGCTAAAAGCACCCGAAATAATTATTAGAAATGAAAAAAGGATGCTCCAAGAGGCAGTGGATGCCCTTTTTGATAATGGGCGGAGAGGAAGAGTTATAAGGGGTCCCAATAGAAGGCCCCTTAAATCATTGAGTGACATGTTAAAAGGAAAGCAGGGAAGGTTTAGACAGAACTTATTGGGCAAGAGGGTTGATTATTCTGGAAGGTCGGTTATCGTGGTTGGTCCAGAGTTAAAATTTCATCAGTGTGGTTTACCCAAAAAGATGGCTTTAGAACTTTTCAAACCTTTTATATATAATAAACTTGAAGAGAAAGGAATCGTCACAACCATTAAAAGTGCAAAAAGATTAGTGGAGAAAGAAAGTACCGAAGTATGGGATGTTTTAGATGAGGTAATCAAAAAACACTGTGTCTTATTAAACAGAGCACCGACTTTGCACCGTCTCGGCATACAAGCCTTTGAACCTGTTCTTATTGAAGGGAAAGCCATAAAGATTCATCCATTAGTATGTGCTGCTTTTAATGCCGATTTTGATGGAGATCAAATGGCAGTTCACATTCCTCTTTCTACAGATGCACAGATTGAATCTCGGATATTAATGTTGTCATCAAATAATATTCTTTCTCCGGCTAATGGGAAGCCCTTAGCGGTTCCGAGTCAAGACATGGTCCTTGGTTGCTACTATCTTACAAAGGAAAGAGGTGGTTCTAAGGGTCAAGGAAAAGTATTTTCAGATATAGATGAAGTAAGAGTTGCGTTTGATCATAAAGAAGTAGAATTGCAGGCAAGGATTAAAGTGAGGATTGATGGAGAATTAGTTAATACGACTGTTGGAAGGGTTTTGCTTTATGAGATTTTACCCAGTGAAATTCCTTTCTCAAGCGTTAATAAACAAATGAATAAAAAGAATTTAATAGATTTAGTATCCGAAAACTTCAAAAAAGTCGGGAGAGAAAGAACAGTTCAATTTCTAGACGAGCTTAAAGAAATAGGTTTTCATTATGCTACACAGGCTGGTATATCTATATCAGTTGATGATATGCATATTCCTTTAAAGAAGGAGGAACTAGTAGAGAAAGCCAGAAAAGAGGTTTTAAGAGTAGAGAAGCAGTATAGAGACGGTTTAATTACGAATGGAGAAAGATATAATAAGGTTATCGATATCTGGGCCCATGTTACAGAAAAGGTTTCTGAAGAAATGTTTAGAGAGTTAGAAACTGATGATGAAAGTATAATGAAAGGAGTTGATGGAAAGAAAAGAGACTTTAATCCAATTTTCATAATGGCAGATTCTGGGGCGAGAGGCAGCTCACAACAAATTCGTCAGCTTGCCGGAATGAGAGGCCTTATGGCAAAACCTTCAGGCGAGATTATCGAAACACCCATTACTTCAAATTTCCGTGAAGGACTAACCGTATTACAATATTTTATCTCTACCCATGGTGCGCGGAAAGGCTTAGCTGATACAGCCTTAAAAACAGCTAATTCCGGATATCTTACACGACGATTGGTTGACGTAGCTCAAGATATGATAATCTTGGAAGAGGATTGTAAAACATTAAATGGAATTTCAGTAACCGCCCTTGTTGAAGGTGGGGAGATTATCATGCATCTCAGTGAGAGAATTCTTGGCAGGATAGCTATAGAAGACATTGTAGATCCCTTCTCTGAGGAAATCATTATTAAAGTGAATGAAATGATTGATGAGGAAGCAGTAGAAAAAATAGCAAATGCCGGAGTTGAAAGAGTTAAAATCAGATCTGTTTTAACGTGTGAGGCAGATTTTGGTGTTTGCGCAAAGTGTTATGGAAGAAACTTGGCAACAGGAGGAATGTCAGAGATTGGAGAAGCTGTCGGAGTCATCGCTGCTCAATCTATAGGAGAACCAGGTACACAGTTAACAATGAGGACATTTCATATCGGTGGAACAGCTAGCAGAATAGTCGAACAAACAGCCCTTCAGGCAAAAAAAGGTGGTATTTTGAAATATCTCAACCTGAGGACATTAACGAACAAAGCTGGTGATATTGTGGTTATGAACAGAAACGGGAGTATTGTTATTCAAGATGAACAGGGAAGAGAGAAAGAAAAATATCCTATGGTATATGGTGCTAAACTTAAGATGAGGGACGGTCAGAAAATCTCTGAAGGAGAGAAATTGGTGGAGTGGGATCCCTATACGATATCGATTTTAACTGAAGCGAGTGGAAGAATAGCCTTTGGAGACATTGTTGAGGGAGTTACTATGAAGGAAGAGTTGGACGAGGTTACGGGTCTTTCTCAGAAGGTACTCATGGAGCATCAAGATGAAAAACGGCAACCTCGAATATCAATTAAAGACAAAAATAACAAAACGATAGCAAGATACCTCCTTCCTGCAGGCGCTCATATTGCTGTAGCTGAGGGAAGCATGGTGTTTGCGGGGGATGTTTTGTCAAAGATACCGAGGGAAACTACTAAAACAAAAGATATTACAGGAGGTTTACCACGAGTAGCTGAATTGTTTGAGGCGAGAAAACCAAAAGAGCAAGCCATCATAACTGAGATTGATGGTATTGTGAAATTTGGTGGTATGGAAAAGGGTATGAGAAAGGTTATTGTTAGTGGAGATGGTACCGAAGAGAGGGAGTATCTGATACCCAGAGGAAAACATGTTAATGTCCATGAGGGTGATAAGGTAAAAGCTGGTGAGCCTTTGATGGATGGGGCAGCAAATCCCCATGATATTCTCGATGTTTTAGGTGAAAAAGAGCTGGAGAAATATTTAGTTAACGAAGTTCAGCAGGTGTATAGATTACAGGGAGTTATTATAGATGACAAACATATTGAAATCATTGTTAGACAGATGTTGAGAAAGATAGTAATAGAAGATGAAGGGGACACTGGTTTTCTTGTTGGTGAACAGGTTTCTAAGAATCTCTTTATTAAAGAAAATGAAAAAGTGATTTCAAAAAAAGGGAAACCCGCCAAAGGGAAGCCAGTTCTGTTAGGTATCACAAAGGCTTCTTTAAATACTGACAGCTTTATCTCCGCAGCTTCATTCCAAGAGACCACTCGCGTTCTCACCCAAGCAAGCGTGAGTGGTATGATTGATCAATTGAGAGGTTTGAAGGAAAATGTAATCATGGGTCGATTAATTCCTGCAGGAACGGGTGCGAGAGAATTCCAAGGATTCGATATCAAAATAGAAGAGGAATATAAGAAAAGTGAGGGAGGAGTCGGGTTAAGTGCAGCGAGTTAG
- the fusA gene encoding elongation factor G, with translation MGLDKTRNIGIIAHIDAGKTTTTERILYYTGVSYKMGEVHEGSAVMDWMEQEQERGITVTSAATTCFWKEHRINIIDTPGHVDFTVEVERSIRVLDGVVGVFCAVGGVEPQSETVWRQAEKYSVPKIAFINKMDRIGADFFNCINMMKERLAANPVLLQIPLGSEENFIGVIDLITMKAFVYDEESLGATFREEEIPENYKEQAKEYRDKMVEIIVEEDESLLEKYLNGEDISVDQIEQGLRKLTLENKIVPVLCGSAFKNKGIQPLLDAIVKYLPAPTEVPPIKGINPQNDKEEIRLSGFDEPFSALVFKIWSDPYVGQLAFTRVYSGSLKTGSYVYNASKDCQERVARLFKMHANKREEVKEVMAGDIVAIIGFKNTLTGDTVCDKKNPLILESMRFPEPVISVAIEPKTKNDGERLLTSLNKLAQEDPTFVVKSHDETGQTLVSGMGELHLEILVDRLLREFKVDANISKPQVSYKETIQREVEAEGKFIRQSGGRGQYGHVFLRLEPLKRGEGFQFENKIIGGVIPKEYISAIKKGVMEAMESGVVGGYHVIDIRVTVYDGSFHEVDSSEMAFKIAASMAFKDGVQRAKPVLLEPIMEAEVIVPEEYLGDVMRDLNSRRGKISGMNMRAGARVVKVFVPLSEMFGYATDLRSATQGRATFTMQFAYYNEVPVNIIDHIISKVDMLHDHKKVTVAS, from the coding sequence ATGGGTCTGGATAAAACTCGAAATATCGGAATCATAGCCCATATTGATGCGGGGAAGACGACGACTACAGAAAGAATTCTATATTATACCGGTGTTTCATATAAAATGGGAGAGGTTCATGAAGGTTCGGCCGTTATGGATTGGATGGAGCAGGAACAAGAGAGGGGAATAACGGTAACCTCGGCGGCAACCACCTGTTTCTGGAAAGAACATCGGATTAATATTATTGATACACCGGGACATGTAGATTTTACTGTAGAAGTAGAGAGGTCTATAAGGGTTTTGGATGGGGTTGTAGGAGTTTTTTGTGCTGTTGGAGGAGTGGAACCTCAGTCTGAAACTGTATGGAGACAGGCAGAAAAATACTCTGTTCCCAAGATTGCCTTTATAAATAAGATGGATAGGATTGGGGCAGATTTTTTCAATTGTATCAATATGATGAAAGAGAGACTAGCAGCAAATCCGGTTTTGCTCCAGATCCCTTTGGGTTCAGAAGAAAATTTTATAGGAGTGATAGATTTAATAACCATGAAAGCGTTTGTTTATGATGAGGAGTCTCTGGGAGCCACTTTTCGTGAAGAGGAGATACCAGAAAATTATAAAGAACAAGCAAAAGAGTATAGAGACAAAATGGTTGAGATTATAGTGGAAGAAGATGAATCATTACTCGAAAAATATCTCAATGGAGAAGATATTTCAGTAGACCAAATAGAACAAGGATTGCGGAAATTAACTTTAGAGAACAAAATCGTACCCGTTTTATGTGGCTCAGCCTTTAAAAATAAAGGGATCCAGCCTTTATTGGACGCTATAGTAAAATATCTTCCGGCACCTACAGAGGTTCCGCCTATTAAGGGTATTAATCCTCAAAATGATAAAGAAGAGATAAGACTATCTGGGTTTGATGAACCTTTCTCTGCTTTGGTTTTTAAGATATGGTCAGATCCATATGTGGGTCAATTAGCTTTCACAAGGGTCTATTCTGGTTCCTTGAAGACAGGCTCATATGTTTATAATGCTAGTAAAGATTGTCAAGAGAGGGTAGCTCGCTTATTTAAGATGCATGCAAACAAAAGGGAAGAAGTTAAAGAGGTTATGGCAGGTGATATCGTGGCGATTATAGGTTTTAAAAATACTCTCACAGGTGATACTGTATGTGACAAGAAAAATCCACTCATTTTAGAATCGATGAGGTTTCCTGAACCGGTAATATCTGTAGCAATAGAACCAAAGACAAAAAATGATGGGGAAAGGCTCTTAACGTCATTAAACAAATTAGCACAAGAAGATCCCACATTCGTAGTAAAGAGTCATGATGAGACAGGTCAAACTCTTGTTTCAGGAATGGGAGAATTACATTTAGAGATATTAGTAGATAGACTTCTCAGAGAATTTAAGGTTGATGCAAATATTTCTAAACCTCAAGTCTCTTATAAAGAAACCATTCAAAGAGAAGTAGAGGCAGAAGGAAAATTTATCCGCCAGAGTGGGGGAAGAGGACAGTATGGTCATGTTTTCTTAAGATTAGAGCCCTTAAAAAGGGGAGAAGGTTTTCAGTTTGAGAATAAAATTATTGGAGGAGTTATTCCAAAAGAATATATCTCTGCTATCAAAAAGGGTGTTATGGAAGCCATGGAAAGTGGTGTAGTAGGTGGATATCATGTTATTGATATAAGGGTTACTGTTTATGATGGTTCTTTTCACGAGGTTGATTCCTCAGAGATGGCTTTTAAGATTGCCGCATCAATGGCCTTTAAAGATGGGGTTCAAAGGGCAAAGCCTGTTTTACTCGAACCCATTATGGAGGCTGAGGTGATTGTACCTGAAGAGTATCTGGGAGATGTTATGAGAGATTTAAATTCTCGCAGGGGCAAGATTAGCGGAATGAATATGCGGGCTGGAGCTCGAGTCGTTAAAGTTTTTGTTCCTCTTTCAGAGATGTTTGGATATGCAACTGACTTAAGATCTGCGACACAGGGAAGAGCGACTTTTACAATGCAGTTTGCATATTATAATGAAGTCCCTGTTAATATTATCGATCATATAATATCAAAAGTGGATATGCTTCATGATCATAAAAAAGTCACAGTTGCTTCATAA
- a CDS encoding GTP-binding protein, translating to MSKAKFQRTKLHINVGTIGHVDHGKTTLTSAITKVLS from the coding sequence ATGTCAAAGGCGAAATTTCAGCGTACCAAGCTTCATATAAATGTTGGGACGATAGGTCATGTTGATCATGGGAAGACGACGTTGACGTCGGCGATCACGAAGGTTTTGAGC
- the rpsL gene encoding 30S ribosomal protein S12, with translation MPTISQLVRKGRKRSKNKTDSPALKGCPQKRGVCLRVYTSTPKKPNSALRKVARVRLTNRMEVTTYIPGIGHNLQEHAIILIRGGRVKDLPGVRYHTIRGTLDTIGVQDRKQSRSKYGSKKPK, from the coding sequence TTGCCTACTATCAGTCAATTAGTTAGAAAAGGAAGAAAAAGAAGTAAAAATAAAACAGACAGTCCTGCTTTAAAAGGTTGTCCTCAAAAGAGAGGTGTATGTTTAAGGGTTTACACATCTACTCCTAAGAAACCTAATTCAGCGCTAAGAAAGGTAGCGAGGGTTAGATTGACAAACAGGATGGAGGTTACCACTTATATTCCAGGAATTGGTCATAATTTACAAGAGCATGCAATTATTCTTATTAGAGGGGGAAGAGTCAAGGACCTTCCTGGGGTCAGATATCATACTATCCGTGGAACCTTAGATACTATAGGAGTACAAGATAGAAAGCAGAGTCGATCAAAATACGGTTCCAAAAAACCTAAATAA
- the rpsG gene encoding 30S ribosomal protein S7: protein MPRKKIVSKRKILRDPKYNDLLVAKFINGIMKDGKKSLAEIIFYKAMDLVNKKTNKEPLDIFKSAIENVKPMVEVKSRRVGGATYQVPIDVRGERGISLSIRWILNASRERPGKTLQEKLSAELIDATNKTGNAVKKREDTHKMAEANKAFAHYRW from the coding sequence ATGCCTCGAAAAAAGATTGTTAGTAAAAGAAAGATATTGCGAGACCCCAAATATAATGATTTGCTTGTTGCCAAGTTTATCAATGGTATCATGAAGGATGGGAAAAAGAGCCTTGCTGAGATAATTTTTTATAAAGCGATGGATCTCGTAAATAAGAAGACAAATAAGGAACCTTTAGATATTTTTAAATCCGCAATTGAGAATGTTAAACCTATGGTAGAGGTTAAATCAAGGCGCGTTGGAGGGGCCACCTATCAAGTACCAATAGATGTCCGAGGCGAAAGGGGGATTTCTCTGAGCATCAGGTGGATTTTAAATGCCTCTAGAGAGAGACCGGGGAAAACCTTGCAGGAAAAGTTATCTGCAGAGTTAATAGATGCTACTAATAAGACAGGTAATGCTGTAAAGAAGAGAGAAGATACACATAAGATGGCAGAAGCCAATAAGGCCTTTGCCCACTATAGATGGTAA